The stretch of DNA AAATTGAACATTACTTTCAATCCATTTACGGCGTGGTTCAACCTTGTCACCCATTAAAGTTGTGACCCGTTTTTCAGCCAACGCTGCATCATCGATGCGAACACGTACCAAGGTCCGCTTTTCTGGATCCATCGTGGTTTCCCAAAGCTGTTCCGCGTTCATTTCACCAAGCCCTTTGTATCGTTGCAACGCATAACCTTTACCAAAAGTCTTGGTCCGCAACTCAAGCTCTTCATCAGTCCAAGCATATTCAGTCCGCAGTTGCTTGCCTTGCTTTTTCTGCAAACGATACAATGGTGGCAAAGCAATATAGATCTTACCAGCGTCGATCATCGGCCGCATATATTTATAGAAGAAAGTCAATAACAGAATTTGAATATGCGCACCATCAGTATCCGCATCAGTCATAATAATGACTTTGTCGTAATTACTGGATTTAATATCAAATTCAGAACCGACACCGGCACCAATGGTATAAATCATGGTATTAATTTCTTCATTTTTGACAATGTCTTGTAATTTAGCCTTTTCAGTATTCAAGACTTTCCCACGTAATGGCAAAATAGCTTGGAATTTACGATCACGACCCTGTTTAGCTGAGCCACCGGCAGAATCCCCTTCGACTAGGAATAGTTCATTACGCTTGGCGTTCTTCGACTGGGCTGGCGTCAATTTACCGGATAGCAAACGTTCTTGCTTATGCTTCCGTTTACCATTCCGACTCTCATCACGAGCCTTGCGCGCCGCTTCACGTGCCTGGCGAGCCTTGGTTGACTTTCGAATCAGCATTTGAGCAAATTCACCATTTTCCATTAAGAAAAATTGTAATTGTTCGCTGACAACGCTATCTACAATCGTCCGTGCCTCTGGCGTCCCCAGTTTTTCCTTCGTTTGGCCTTCAAATTGCAATAAATTTTCTGGAATCCGCAATGAAATTACTGCTGAAAGTCCTTCACGAACATCGGACCCTTCAAGGTTCTTGTCCTTTTCTTTCAATAAGCCAACCTTACGCGCGTATTCATTGAAAGCTTTTGTCCAAGCGCTCCGGAAACCTGCTTCATGTGTCCCACCATCTGGCGTTCGCACATTATTCACAAAAGAAAGTAAGTTTTCAGAGTAACCATCGTTATATTGCGCGGCAACTTCAACTTCGACGCCTTCCTTCATGCCATCAAAGAACATAACATCGCCAAGGGTATCTTTGTCTTCGTTGAGATAGGTCACAAACTCCTTGATGCCTTCTTCATAATGGAAGACTTCTTCTTGTTCCTGACCTTCTCGTTCGTCTGTTAGCGTGATTTTAACGCCCTTGAGTAAGAAAGCTGATTCACGTAATCGTTCTGATAACGTTTGGAAGTTATAAACGGTCGTCGTAAAGATACTGGCGTCCGGTTTAAACGTTAAAGTTGTCCCGGTTGGTTTGTTCGTCTTACCTTTTTTCTCTAAGGTGCCAACTGGTTGACCACCATTTTTAAATTTTTCTTGATACCGATAACCATCACGAATAATCGTTACCGTTAATTCGGTCGATAACGCATTAACCACACTCGCGCCAACACCATGCAAGCCACCAGAGGTTTTATAACCACCCTGGCCAAACTTCCCACCAGCATGTAAAACCGTCAAAATGACTTCGGGGGTCGGAATGCCAGAAGCATGCATCCCAACAGGCATCCCACGACCATGATCGACCACGGTGATGCTGTTATCCGCGTGAATAATAACATTGATTTCTTTCCCAAATCCTGCTAGCGCTTCATCGACCGCATTGTCCACGATTTCGTAAACAAGATGGTGCAATCCGCGACCGTCCGTCGACCCAATATACATCCCAGGTCGTTTACGAACAGCTTCCAATCCTTCGAGCACTTGGATTGAAGAATCATCATATTTTAGTCCTTTTTTAGCCATTCATGAATTGCTCCTTCGTGTTTCTGGTCATAACCAATTACTGACTATCTAGCGTTACATCGCCCAGTTTTCGGGCTTGACAACGCTAACCAAAGTCATGCAGATTAAATTATAGCACAGCAAATTATAAATTCTGTATCTTTTTTACTTTTTAATGTCCCAGAGACGACTTTTAAGCGCCACTTCGAATAAATTTAAACCAAATTAAACTTTTTTAACATTAGAAACACTTCCAATTTATTACGAACATACGTTCACTACATTGTAATGATTGATGGCTTAACTTGTCAACCCAAACTTTTCGGTAAAAATTTCCCCATCAACAGACAAAGCATGCTAAAATATTGTTTGACTCTATTGCAGGAGGCTTCAATTGTGGAAATCATACTTATGCTGATTGTCGCCTACTTTTTAGGCGCGATTCCTTCGGGGGTCATCATTGGCAAACTGTTCTTTCATACAGACATTCGACAAGCTGGGAGTGGGAATATCGGCACCACTAATACGTACCGAGTCTTAGGCCCGACCGCCGGCACGATCGTCATGGTGATGGACATTTTGAAAGGAACGTTAGCGGCCGCCCAACCCGCCATCTTCCATTTACCGGTTAACGCACTTTTAATTGGTTTAGCGGCAATTCTTGGACACACCTTCTCAATCTTTATTGGTTTCAAAGGTGGCAAGGCGGTCGCGACCAGTGCTGGGATCTTGTTGGCCTACAATTGGCAATTCTTCTTGATTGCTAGTGCGATTATGTTCACACTAGTTTATCTGACGAGTATGGTCAGTGTTGCCAGCATGACTTCCCTGACACTCGTTAGTTTAATCGCCATTTTTTACTACCAAGATTGGATTTTATCGGTTGTTGCAGTTGTCTTGACCATTTTCATTTTCTACCGTCACCGCGCAAACATCGTTAGGATCAAAGCAGGCACAGAATCCTTAGTCCACTTTGGTCTCGGTTGGCGTCGTTATCAAGCAAAACATCGTTAATAAAAGTAGCCGCCTGGATGACATGGGGGCTATTTTTATGGCCTAATGACCAGTGATTTGCTAGACTGTGGTGGTTTTGGGTTAGGTTTGTTTGGCTTTTAGTTAAAGTAACAAATTACAACTACACTATTCAAACTGACATTACACCATCAAAAAAGAGCCACCAGCCAAAATCAGCAAGCAACTCTTTTGAAAAAATTTAGGACTAGAAGAAATTAACCACGTAATGGGCATTAAACGTTTGGTTGGCAGCTAAATGGTTGATGCCCATCTTATGACTCAATTGACCATCATGGGCCACATTATCCGCAATCCCCCACCAAGGTTCTAGACAAACGAATGGCGCATCCGCGGGATATGGTGACCACATGCCGACGTATGGGGCATCCGTGATCGTCATAGCGACCCCATGAGTATTCAACTGAGAGCTCAATTTTAAGGTCGTCTGTGCTTGTTTCAAGCCTAAGATCACCGCATCATCCTTAAAGAAGTCACGCGTCAATGGTAATGGCTTTGTCAGATCCAACGTCGTCGCATGCTCAATGTCATTATATGGCGTCTGTAATGGGATGTGTTGATACTTTTGCCCAGGATTAACTGTGAGCTGGTAATCGGTCAAAGACCCAGTAGCCGACCCTAATGGCACGTTAAACGCCGGATGACCACCGATGGAGAACAGCAATTCGTGGTTCGCTGGATTATGCACTTCATAACCGACCGTCAAATCATGACCAGACAAGGTATAGATGAGCCGTAAGCGAAAGGCAAATGGGTAAATCGTCCGAGTTTCACTGCTATCGGCTAATTCTAAAGTCGCTGTTGTAGCGGTTTGACTTACGACCCGAAAATCATGATCGCGTGCAAAACCATGTTGTCCCATATGATAACTTTGACCAGCGACCGTAAATTGGTCATCCTTTAGCCGGCCTACGATTGGGAACAATACTGGCGCGTGGCGTCCCCAAAATTTTGGATCTGCTTGCCACATGTACTCGATACCATCCGCGGATTTCACACTACTGAGTTCTGCTCCGGCCTCATTGATTTTGACCGTTAGCGCCTCATTTTTTAATTCAACTGTCATGCACCCTGACTCCTTTGATTTTATTAGAGAATATAACGACTTAGATCTTTATCCTTAGCAATGTTTCCAATGCGTTCGTTGACGTAATTCTCGGTAATCGTGACCTCGCCCATTTCCATGTCGGGACCTTCATACAATAATTCTTCCAATAACTTTTCGAGCACGGTATGTAACCGCCGTGCGCCGATGTTTTGGGTTTCATGGTTGACCTTATAAGCAATTCCAGCAATCGCTTCGACGGCTTCGATCGTAAACGTGACTTTGATATTATCCGTTCCGATTAAAGCGATATACTGTTTAATCAACGCATTCTTAGGTTCCGTCAAAATCTTCACGAAATCTTCTTTAGTCAAATCATCTAGTTCAACCCGAATTGGAAAGCGGCCTTGTAATTCAGCAATCAAATCACTTGGCTTGCTTTCGGCAAACGCCCCAGACGCGATAAACAAGATGTGATCTGTGTTGATGGGACCATACTTAGTCGAAATTTGTGAGCCTTCAACAATTGGTAAAATATCGCGTTGAACCCCTTCACGAGAAACTTCACCAGAGTTTTGTTGCCCGCCAGCCGTGATCTTATCAATTTCATCGATGAAAATGATCCCGGTATTTTCTGCTCGTACGATCGCATCATGATAAATATCCGCATTATTGACTAACTTTTCGGATTCTTCTTTGACTAAGATCTCACGCGCTTCTGCGACTGACATGGTGCGTTGAATCCGTTTCTTAGGCATGATCTGACCAAGGGTATCCCCTAAGTCGATGCCCATCTGGCCTAACATATTATTGTTGCCAGCAGCTTTTTGTTGGGGATCATCCATTTCAATCGTGACCTCTGAATCTTCCAGTAAGCCATTCTTCAATTGATCCGCCACCGATAATCGTGAATTACGAATATCATCCGTCACTTCTTCGTTATCATTTGCCGGGTTATTCGGCATCTGACCACTTTGTTGCATCTGTGTCAGCATGCTCATCATGTTTTGGAAGTCGTTACCGTTAGACTTGCTCTGCTTCTTCTGTGCAGGAACTAACAACTTCACGAGTCGTTTGTCGGCTTCGCGAACGGCCGATGACCGTACCCCTGAATAAGCCTGCTCTTTTTCCATTTCAATCGACACGTCGACCAAGTCACGTACCATGGATTCCACATCACGACCAACATAACCGACTTCGGTAAACTTCGTCGCTTCGACCTTTACAAAAGGTGCTTGTACGATTTTGGCTAATCGCCGCGCAATCTCAGTTTTCCCGACCCCGGTTGGTCCGATCATTAACATGTTTTTCGGGGTAATCTCTTCTTGCATCTCCGCAGACAATTCCATCCGCCGATACCGGTTCCGCAACGCAATCGCTACAGCTTTCTTAGCGTCACCTTGACCGATAACATAATTATCCAGGTCCGCAACGATCTGTTTAGGGGTCTTATTAATCATTTCCATTAGCTGTGCTCCTTTTTCTATAAGGCTTCTGAAATAACATTGTGGTTGGTGAAGATATCGATATCTCCGGCAATGTTAATCGCGGCTTCAGCAATTTCTTTCGCACTCATTTCTTTTGCATGTAGTTGCATCCCGCGGGCTGCGGCTAAGGCAAAATTACCCCCGGAACCAATCGCGAGCACGTCGTTATCGGGACTAATGACTTCACCACTCCCAGAAACCAATAGCATTTCATCTTTATTCATGACGATCAGTAAAGCTTCCAATTTTTGTAAGGCTTGATCACTGCGCCATTCTTGGGCCAATTCGACCGCTGAACGTTGCAAGTTACCTGAAAATTCGTTTAGTTTCTTTTCAAAACGTTCTTCAAGGTTGAAGGCATCCGCCACGCTCCCGGCAAAGCCGACGACGACTTCATCGTTATAGATCCGTCGTACTTTATGGGCAGTGCCTTTCATCACGACTTTTTCACCCATCGTGACTTGGCCATCACCGGCCATCGCATTATGGCCGTTTTGACGAACGGCACAAATCGTTGTTGCTTCAAATTTTGTTGGCATATTAACGCTCCTTTAATTATTTCCGCGTTGCGCGGGGGAAAAAGTTTCGATAATCTTGTTGTAAATGTTCCTTAGTGACGTGCGCATAGATCTGCGTCGTCGACAAACTCGTATGACCGAGTAACTCTTGCACGGTCCGTAAGTCGGCCCCGTTATTGAGCATTTGCGTCGCAAACGTATGCCGCAACATATGTGGATGGATATCCGAGGTCAGACTGCTCTTTTTGACCAGTTGGTTCAACACGTACTCGATACCTTTCCCAGTAATGGGGCCGCCACGCCGGTTAATAAAGACCGTCGTGTGAGTTTGCTCGTATTGGGCCATAATAGGCGTACGACAGCTTTCAAAATATTGCCGTAACGCGTGGGCGGCATAACGACCAAAGGGGACATACCGTTCCTTATCGCCCTTCCCACGAATCAGCATCATCTTTAGATCAAAGTCGATATCCGCTAATTGCAGATTGACACATTCACCCAAACGAATCCCCGTCCCATAAAGAACTTCCAGTAAGGCCGCATTACGTGTGCCCATCACCGACTCATCCGCATACACCGTCTGAAACAGCACGTCGAGTTCCTTTTGATAAAAGAACCGCGGTAAACGAGCAGCATGCTTTTTGAGTTGCACATAGACAAACGGATTCAACTTTGCTAGATCATTTTTGACCAAAAAATTGTAAAATGACCGCAGACTGGAAACTTTACGGGCAATCGAGTTACGCGTTAAATGCCGGTCGTACAGCGAACTCAAGTAAACGTTCACATCCAGATGGTCAACTTCAGTATACGCTTTGACACCGCCATTCGCCGCTAAAAAATCATGAAAAGCTTGAATATCTTCTTGGTAGGCCTCAGCAGTTTCTTCTGAATACTGACGCTCAACGCGAATGTATTTTAAAAATAGATCCAAATCAGCTTCTGCCAATAAAAAAACCTCCATTCGTTGCTACTTTAGCAAAGTCTGGAGGAAAACACAATTAAGTGTCTTGATTATTGGTCAACTTTAGTCAAATTTAAGTCATTTGCTTTAAATACTGCCAATTCTGCTAAGGCGCGTTCAGATAAAGCCGTGTTACGTTCCCGCTTATCCCGGATACGCTGCTTTAATTTTGGCACAATACCAAAGTTCGCATTCATGGGTTGAAAGTTCGTTGCATTGGCATGCGTGATATACTGTGCCATCGCGCCCATCATCGTGTCTTTCGGAAAGACGACCGGCGTCAAGCCTAATGCTAAGCGTGCCGCATTCGTCCCGGCCACGATCCCGCTCGCCGCACTTTCAATATAGCCTTCGACCCCGGTCATTTGCCCAGCAAAAAACAGGTCTGGTCGTTGCTTGGTCTGATAAGTAGGCTCTAACAGTTTAGGCGACTTCATGAACGTATTACGATGCATGACACCATAGCGGACAAATTCAACATTTTCGAGCCCCGGAATCAACCGGAAAACGCGCTTTTGTTCGCCCCACTTCAAATGAGTCTGGAAACCAACAATATTGTAGAGTTCACCAGAGGCATCATCCTGACGTAATTGCACCACGGCAAAAGGTTGTCGACCCGTTTTGGGATCTTCCAGTCCCACCGGTTTCAATGGCCCAAACAACATCGTTTGACGACCACGTTGTGCCATGACTTCAATTGGCATACAACCTTCAAAAACATCCGAATTTTCAAAATCATGAGCTTCGGCCATTTCGGCGTGAATCAGGGCGTCATAGAAAACATCAAATTCCCCTTCGGTCATTGGACAGTTCAAATAAGCGGCTTCACCACGATCATAACGAGACTTCAAGTAGACCTTGTCCAGATCAATTGAGTCTTTCGTTAAGATTGGGGCAGCTGCATCAAAGAAATGCAAGTCGTCCTCTTCATTAAAGGACTGGATCGACTTGGCTAAGGAAGCGGCGGTCAATGGTCCCGTTGCGACCACGGTGATGCCTTCAGGAATCGTTGTGATCTCTTCATTGATCACTTCGACATTTGGCAAGTTCGTGAGTTGATCGGTGATTTCTTGTGAAAAAGTATCTCGGTCAACGGCTAGCGCGCCACCAGCCGGAACAGCGTGATGTTCGGCTGAACTGATGACCACTGAATCTAATTGACGCATTTCGGCCTTTAACAAGCCGGCCGCGTTACTCAGTTGGTTCGCCCGCAATGAGTTCGTACAAACCAGTTCAGCGAAGCGCTGCGTATGGTGTGCTGGGGTCATTTTTGTCGGCCGCATTTCATAGAGCCGCACGTTGACACCCAAGTTAGCGATTTGCCAGGCGGCTTCTGAGCCCGCAAGCCCAGCACCGATAACATTAACTGTTGGTATTGATGCCATCCAGAATTCCTCTTTTCATTTGACTGTACCCTTGATAGTACTTATCGCTAATCATACCGGAAATCCCCACGTGATACAAATAAAAGCGTTACCAAGAGCCGGTCTTTTAACCGAACCTTAATAACGCTTTAACGCTTATTTTTGCACGTTTTCTTTATAATCCCCGTTTGGACAAAGGACTTGTTTCCCACCCTTGACCTTCTTCTCAACTAAGAAGTGGCCATCCTTCGGGCAATCCCGTCCAATTGGCTTATCCCAAGAAACAAAGTCACATTCAGGAAAGCGTGAACAACCGTAAAAGATCCGATTCTTCTTGGATTTCCGTTCAATGACTTGGCCCTTTTTACATTGTGGACAAACGACCCCGATCTCTTTAACGATCGGCTTCGTATTGCGACAATCTGGGAAGCGTGAACAAGCATAAAACTTCCCATAACGACCCATTTTCACGACCATTGGGGCCCCACAGATTTCGCAATTGAAACCAGCGAGCTCATCTTTGATCTGGATCTTCTCCATCCCGGCTTCGGCCTTCGTCACTTCTTTAGAGAATGGCTGGTAGAAACTATCGACGACCTTGACCCAATCTTCTTGGCCTTCTTCAGTCGCATCCAGCTGTTCTTCTAATTTAGCGGTAAAGCCGACATTGACGACATCCGGGAAGTACTCCAAGATGATGTCATTGACGATCTCACCAAGCTCGGTCGGCACAAAACGGCGGGCTTCCAATTTAACGTAGTAACGCCGTTGAATGGTGTCCAACGTTGGCGCATACGTTGATGGCCGGCCAACGCCGTTTTCTTCCAAGGCTTTAATTAAGTTTGCTTCAGAATAACGGGCCGGTGGCTGCGTGAAATGTTGTTGTGGATCAGTTTTACTGAGCTTGACCACATCGCCTTCTACCAAATCTGGCAAGACGTTGTTCTTTTCAGTCTTATCATAGATCTTCGTGAACCCAGCAAATTTAGTCTTAGAACCGTTCGCCCGGAATTGGACATCGTTTTGGTCGATGGTGACCGCCATCGTGTCTAAGACTTCCGGTGTCATCTGGCTCGCAACGAACCGTGACCAGATCAATTGATACAACCGGAATTGATCCTTAGATAGATAATCTTTGATGCTGGCAGGGGTCCGGAACACGGATGACGGCCGAATCGCTTCATGGGCATCCTGAGCGCCTTCTGGCAACTTACCTTTAACCGGCTTAGTCGCCGCATATTCAGCACCATATTCTTTATGCAAGAACTGTGACGCTTCATGCTTAGCAATCGACGAGATCCGGGTGGAATCGGTCCGCATATAGGTGATCAACCCCACGCTACCTTCTTTGCCCCCAACGTTAATTCCTTCATACAATTGTTGTGCGGCCATCATGGTCTTACGGGTGCGGTAATTTAACTTACGGTTCGCATCTTGTTGCATGGTCGATGTGGTAAATGGCGGTGCTGGGAATCGCTTGCGCTCTTTCTTAACGACTTTGACCACATTAAAGTCGCCTTGCCGATCCAACTGGCCTAAGATCTTCTGGACCGCTGGATTATCATCCAACGCTTGTTTCTTGTTATGCGTCCCATAAAAACTGGCCATAAACTTTGAACGGCCTTTTTTGAACTCACTTTCGATCGTCCAGTATTCTTTCGGCTTAAATGCCTTGATCTCATTTTCACGCTGAATAATTAAATCTAACGCGATTGATTGAACCCGTCCGGCTGAAAGACCTTTTTTGACTTTCTTCCAGAGCAATGGACTGATGGAATAACCAACGAGTCGGTCTAAGATTCGTCGGGCTTGTTGGGCATCCACCAAGTCCATGTCGATGGAACGTGGTTCTTTGAAGGCGTTCTTAACCGTGTCTTTCGTAATTTCGTTGAAGACCACACGGTTTTTAGCTTTCGTGTCTAAGCCTAATAAGTAAGATAAATGCCAGGCAATGGCTTCACCTTCACGGTCCGGGTCAGAGGCCAGGTAAACGGCTTTAGCTTTTTTGGCTTCTTTCCGCAATCCCTTGATCACATCACCCTTACCACGAATCGAAATATAATGGGGGTCATAATTATTATCAACATCGACACCCATTTTACTTTTTGGTAAATCTCTAATATGACCTAAACTGGCCACGACCTTATAAGAACGGCCTAAATATTTTTCAATCGTTTTTGCTTTTGATGGTGATTCCACAATCACTAATTTTTTGCCCGGTTGCCGAGTCCGCCGCTTGGTCGCGGTCTTCTTGGCTGGCTTTCGAGCACTGGTTTTCTTTGTTGCCGCCTGCTTGGCTTTGGTTGTACTACTAGCAGCCACTTGATCAGCTCCTTACGCTTTTGATCATGATTA from Lactiplantibacillus brownii encodes:
- the hslU gene encoding ATP-dependent protease ATPase subunit HslU, with translation MEMINKTPKQIVADLDNYVIGQGDAKKAVAIALRNRYRRMELSAEMQEEITPKNMLMIGPTGVGKTEIARRLAKIVQAPFVKVEATKFTEVGYVGRDVESMVRDLVDVSIEMEKEQAYSGVRSSAVREADKRLVKLLVPAQKKQSKSNGNDFQNMMSMLTQMQQSGQMPNNPANDNEEVTDDIRNSRLSVADQLKNGLLEDSEVTIEMDDPQQKAAGNNNMLGQMGIDLGDTLGQIMPKKRIQRTMSVAEAREILVKEESEKLVNNADIYHDAIVRAENTGIIFIDEIDKITAGGQQNSGEVSREGVQRDILPIVEGSQISTKYGPINTDHILFIASGAFAESKPSDLIAELQGRFPIRVELDDLTKEDFVKILTEPKNALIKQYIALIGTDNIKVTFTIEAVEAIAGIAYKVNHETQNIGARRLHTVLEKLLEELLYEGPDMEMGEVTITENYVNERIGNIAKDKDLSRYIL
- the xerC gene encoding tyrosine recombinase XerC gives rise to the protein MEVFLLAEADLDLFLKYIRVERQYSEETAEAYQEDIQAFHDFLAANGGVKAYTEVDHLDVNVYLSSLYDRHLTRNSIARKVSSLRSFYNFLVKNDLAKLNPFVYVQLKKHAARLPRFFYQKELDVLFQTVYADESVMGTRNAALLEVLYGTGIRLGECVNLQLADIDFDLKMMLIRGKGDKERYVPFGRYAAHALRQYFESCRTPIMAQYEQTHTTVFINRRGGPITGKGIEYVLNQLVKKSSLTSDIHPHMLRHTFATQMLNNGADLRTVQELLGHTSLSTTQIYAHVTKEHLQQDYRNFFPRATRK
- the trmFO gene encoding FADH(2)-oxidizing methylenetetrahydrofolate--tRNA-(uracil(54)-C(5))-methyltransferase TrmFO, giving the protein MASIPTVNVIGAGLAGSEAAWQIANLGVNVRLYEMRPTKMTPAHHTQRFAELVCTNSLRANQLSNAAGLLKAEMRQLDSVVISSAEHHAVPAGGALAVDRDTFSQEITDQLTNLPNVEVINEEITTIPEGITVVATGPLTAASLAKSIQSFNEEDDLHFFDAAAPILTKDSIDLDKVYLKSRYDRGEAAYLNCPMTEGEFDVFYDALIHAEMAEAHDFENSDVFEGCMPIEVMAQRGRQTMLFGPLKPVGLEDPKTGRQPFAVVQLRQDDASGELYNIVGFQTHLKWGEQKRVFRLIPGLENVEFVRYGVMHRNTFMKSPKLLEPTYQTKQRPDLFFAGQMTGVEGYIESAASGIVAGTNAARLALGLTPVVFPKDTMMGAMAQYITHANATNFQPMNANFGIVPKLKQRIRDKRERNTALSERALAELAVFKANDLNLTKVDQ
- a CDS encoding aldose 1-epimerase family protein, with amino-acid sequence MTVELKNEALTVKINEAGAELSSVKSADGIEYMWQADPKFWGRHAPVLFPIVGRLKDDQFTVAGQSYHMGQHGFARDHDFRVVSQTATTATLELADSSETRTIYPFAFRLRLIYTLSGHDLTVGYEVHNPANHELLFSIGGHPAFNVPLGSATGSLTDYQLTVNPGQKYQHIPLQTPYNDIEHATTLDLTKPLPLTRDFFKDDAVILGLKQAQTTLKLSSQLNTHGVAMTITDAPYVGMWSPYPADAPFVCLEPWWGIADNVAHDGQLSHKMGINHLAANQTFNAHYVVNFF
- the hslV gene encoding HslVU peptidase proteolytic subunit, with protein sequence MPTKFEATTICAVRQNGHNAMAGDGQVTMGEKVVMKGTAHKVRRIYNDEVVVGFAGSVADAFNLEERFEKKLNEFSGNLQRSAVELAQEWRSDQALQKLEALLIVMNKDEMLLVSGSGEVISPDNDVLAIGSGGNFALAAARGMQLHAKEMSAKEIAEAAINIAGDIDIFTNHNVISEAL
- the parE gene encoding DNA topoisomerase IV subunit B — protein: MAKKGLKYDDSSIQVLEGLEAVRKRPGMYIGSTDGRGLHHLVYEIVDNAVDEALAGFGKEINVIIHADNSITVVDHGRGMPVGMHASGIPTPEVILTVLHAGGKFGQGGYKTSGGLHGVGASVVNALSTELTVTIIRDGYRYQEKFKNGGQPVGTLEKKGKTNKPTGTTLTFKPDASIFTTTVYNFQTLSERLRESAFLLKGVKITLTDEREGQEQEEVFHYEEGIKEFVTYLNEDKDTLGDVMFFDGMKEGVEVEVAAQYNDGYSENLLSFVNNVRTPDGGTHEAGFRSAWTKAFNEYARKVGLLKEKDKNLEGSDVREGLSAVISLRIPENLLQFEGQTKEKLGTPEARTIVDSVVSEQLQFFLMENGEFAQMLIRKSTKARQAREAARKARDESRNGKRKHKQERLLSGKLTPAQSKNAKRNELFLVEGDSAGGSAKQGRDRKFQAILPLRGKVLNTEKAKLQDIVKNEEINTMIYTIGAGVGSEFDIKSSNYDKVIIMTDADTDGAHIQILLLTFFYKYMRPMIDAGKIYIALPPLYRLQKKQGKQLRTEYAWTDEELELRTKTFGKGYALQRYKGLGEMNAEQLWETTMDPEKRTLVRVRIDDAALAEKRVTTLMGDKVEPRRKWIESNVQFSLDEDGSLLDNQALSSAHEKADEELAQQLKQ
- the topA gene encoding type I DNA topoisomerase; the encoded protein is MAASSTTKAKQAATKKTSARKPAKKTATKRRTRQPGKKLVIVESPSKAKTIEKYLGRSYKVVASLGHIRDLPKSKMGVDVDNNYDPHYISIRGKGDVIKGLRKEAKKAKAVYLASDPDREGEAIAWHLSYLLGLDTKAKNRVVFNEITKDTVKNAFKEPRSIDMDLVDAQQARRILDRLVGYSISPLLWKKVKKGLSAGRVQSIALDLIIQRENEIKAFKPKEYWTIESEFKKGRSKFMASFYGTHNKKQALDDNPAVQKILGQLDRQGDFNVVKVVKKERKRFPAPPFTTSTMQQDANRKLNYRTRKTMMAAQQLYEGINVGGKEGSVGLITYMRTDSTRISSIAKHEASQFLHKEYGAEYAATKPVKGKLPEGAQDAHEAIRPSSVFRTPASIKDYLSKDQFRLYQLIWSRFVASQMTPEVLDTMAVTIDQNDVQFRANGSKTKFAGFTKIYDKTEKNNVLPDLVEGDVVKLSKTDPQQHFTQPPARYSEANLIKALEENGVGRPSTYAPTLDTIQRRYYVKLEARRFVPTELGEIVNDIILEYFPDVVNVGFTAKLEEQLDATEEGQEDWVKVVDSFYQPFSKEVTKAEAGMEKIQIKDELAGFNCEICGAPMVVKMGRYGKFYACSRFPDCRNTKPIVKEIGVVCPQCKKGQVIERKSKKNRIFYGCSRFPECDFVSWDKPIGRDCPKDGHFLVEKKVKGGKQVLCPNGDYKENVQK
- the plsY gene encoding glycerol-3-phosphate 1-O-acyltransferase PlsY, with protein sequence MEIILMLIVAYFLGAIPSGVIIGKLFFHTDIRQAGSGNIGTTNTYRVLGPTAGTIVMVMDILKGTLAAAQPAIFHLPVNALLIGLAAILGHTFSIFIGFKGGKAVATSAGILLAYNWQFFLIASAIMFTLVYLTSMVSVASMTSLTLVSLIAIFYYQDWILSVVAVVLTIFIFYRHRANIVRIKAGTESLVHFGLGWRRYQAKHR